A genomic region of Raphanus sativus cultivar WK10039 chromosome 6, ASM80110v3, whole genome shotgun sequence contains the following coding sequences:
- the LOC108837195 gene encoding aldehyde oxidase GLOX-like, with amino-acid sequence MAARATTIYTLLLTSLQFLLTFHVTLAAGGKWDLLLSNVGISAMHMQLLPNDRVVMFDRTNFGPSNISLPNGNCRNNPQDPISKIDCTAHSIEYNVESNTVRPLTVQSNTWCSSGSLRPDGVLVQTGGDRDGELKARTFTPCGNNECDWVEINNGLARRRWYSSNHILPDGKQIIIGGQRQFNYEYFPKTTSPNVIDLPFLAETNDRGEENNLYPYVFLNTDGNLFIFANNRAILLDYVKNKVVKTYPAIPGGDPRSYPSTGSAVLLPLKNLEADKIDAEVLVCGGAPKGSFILAFRKRTFVKALDTCARIKINDENPQWTVEKMPHARVMGDMTLLPNGDVLLINGGSSGSAAWELGREPVFVPDLYHPENPVNSRFESLNPNTIPRMYHSTAILLRDGRVLVGGSNPHAFYNFTGVLFEGVDPAE; translated from the coding sequence ATGGCAGCACGAGCCACAACAATCTATACTCTCTTGCTAACATCCCTCCAATTCCTCCTAACATTTCACGTAACATTGGCGGCCGGAGGAAAATGGGATCTCCTCCTTTCCAACGTCGGAATCTCCGCTATGCACATGCAGCTCCTTCCCAACGACCGTGTCGTGATGTTCGACCGAACCAATTTTGGTCCATCGAACATCTCTCTCCCCAACGGTAACTGCCGTAACAATCCACAAGACCCCATCTCCAAAATTGACTGCACAGCTCACTCCATCGAATACAACGTTGAATCAAACACTGTTCGTCCATTAACTGTACAATCCAACACATGGTGCTCCTCCGGTTCTCTTAGACCGGACGGTGTTCTTGTCCAAACCGGTGGAGACCGGGACGGGGAGTTAAAAGCGAGAACCTTCACTCCTTGTGGTAACAATGAGTGCGACTGGGTCGAGATTAACAACGGATTAGCAAGGAGGAGATGGTACTCTTCTAACCATATCCTTCCCGACGGTAAACAAATCATTATCGGAGGTCAAAGACAATTCAACTACGAGTACTTCCCAAAAACGACATCTCCTAACGTCATCGACTTACCGTTTTTGGCCGAGACTAATGACAGAGGAGAAGAGAATAATCTTTACCCTTACGTTTTCCTCAACACCGATGGGAATCTATTTATATTCGCTAACAACCGAGCGATACTACTCGACTATGTTAAAAACAAAGTGGTGAAAACTTACCCGGCGATTCCCGGCGGTGATCCTAGGAGCTATCCGAGCACTGGCTCAGCCGTGTTATTACCGTTGAAGAATCTTGAAGCGGACAAGATCGATGCGGAAGTTCTGGTGTGTGGAGGTGCACCGAAAGGATCATTCATCCTCGCGTTTAGAAAGAGAACGTTCGTGAAAGCTCTTGACACGTGTGCGAGAATCAAGATCAACGATGAGAATCCTCAATGGACTGTTGAGAAGATGCCACATGCTAGAGTCATGGGAGACATGACGCTTTTACCCAACGGAGATGTGTTGCTTATCAACGGTGGTTCTTCTGGGTCAGCTGCATGGGAGCTTGGTCGTGAACCTGTTTTCGTACCTGACCTATACCATCCAGAGAATCCGGTTAACTCGAGGTTTGAGTCGTTGAACCCGAATACAATACCAAGAATGTATCACTCTACGGCAATTCTTCTACGTGATGGGAGGGTTCTTGTCGGAGGAAGTAACCCTCATGCATTTTACAAC